A window of Aurantibacillus circumpalustris genomic DNA:
TTCCCGAAATCCAGGCTTTTACAGCAATTTGAATAACCAAAATGGTGTTATTCATCTCGCAATCCATCCCAGCTCGCCATATCCGGCTTGCGTGCTAAGTCAGCATAATGTTTCAGAAAATGATGCACGGACCAATTATTATGGTGTTTATGGGGGTACGCCTCGTTTAGTGATTCAGGGTGTGGTGATTGCATCAACAGCTGATTACGGATCAGCCTCCATCTTCACACCTTACCTTTCTCAAAATACTCCTGCTAGTATTCGAATTACACAAACTAAATTTGCAAATGATTCTATACATTCGAGAATTGTTGTAAAAACGGAAGCGTTACATAATCTTGGTGCTTTGAAATTATTTGTTTGTTTAACGGAAGACACTGTGTTTTATACAGGCTCTAATGGAGAATCAAAACACTATGGTGTGTTTCGTAAATCCTATACCGGAACATCTGGCATGAGTGTTACACTTCCGGCGATAGTTGGAGATTCGGCTGTCTACACTATGAGTTCCCCTTCAAATAGTGCATGGAATCTTGCAAGAATAAATACATTAGCAATTCTACAAAATGAAACAACAAAAGAAGTAATTCAATCAGAGACTACCATTCCACCATCAAGCGGTGTGCCAGCAGGAATTGAAGATCAGTCAGAAAACAGTTCTTCAGTATCTGTATTTTATTCAAATCAAAACACATCCATTTTTATCCAACAAAATTTGAAAGAAACACATTTAAACTTCGACTTATACAATTTAATGGGAAGAAAAATTTTATCTGAAAATATAGAATCAAGTTTCGAAAAAGTTAACGCTAACAAATTGTCTTCAGGAATTTATTTGTACAAGATAGAATCGACTAATGGTAATTTAAAAACCGGAAAATTATTCGTTCAATAGCTTTTTTATCCCTCTGGAATTTCTAAAATTACTTCTCCATAACAATCTGAAAAATGTTTGTGTGCGTCTATCTATATGATTAGACAATCTTGATTTACGAATCCTTCGCAAAAGGAGAAATATTTTGTGAAAGAATCCCAGTATTGAGTATTTATTTCTTAATTTCTCATGTCGGTTTTCCGACATGTTATGTCGGGAATCCGCCACCATTTCTCTGTTTTTTAACAAGGAATAACAAATTTTTCTAGATAGATTTGATTAGACAAAATTTAAACCCCATGAAAAAATCAATTTTAGTTTTAGTGTATTTTTTTCTGCTAATATAGCGAGGTAGAAAGTTTGATAGCGGAGATCACACCTAATACAGCAATCGAATATAATTACTGGAACTTTTATCAGATTTATGCTATATACAGGACTAATGGAGAATTGACTAATGAAGAATCAGCTAGTCTTTTAGCTCTTGCACATAAGTGTCCGTTTACAGATGGTCCAGTTATTTATAATGCGCGTGCGCTATACAACCTAGTTAACGGAAGCATAGAATTATATAATGATGAAGGTTGTGAGAATACTTACGAAGGCAGAAAGGCTTATTTCGAATCGTCGGATAAAAACATAAATCCAAGTATTATTATTTCTGAAAAGTATAAGCTTTTTCCAAATCCTGCAACGGAGGAGTTGAATATTTTAGGGATCTCTGAAACGGAAGAGATTATCATCGTTATAAAAGATGTGAGCAACAGAACTATTTCATTTCAAAAAGTTAACATTCAAACTTACCAAGCCAAATTAAAATTAAACTTGCTGAATGGTGTTTATTTTGTAACTTTAATTAATAAGGATCATGAAGAGATTACAAAAAAACTTATTATTGCTAAATAATGTTTTTTCTTCCATATCAAAGAGAAGAATATTACTGTGCTTGATTTTTTTAGATTCATTTTTGGGTCTGAGTCAAATAGCAAATTTTGTAACTAATGGCGGTTTTGAAAAAAAAATAAATTGTAACTATCCGAATAATTTAAATAAGGCAATTGGTTGGAATTGTCTCGGTGTCGATACCACAAATTTTGGTAGCTTTTTATGCGCGATAAATTGTTATTCGAACGCTCCAAATAACGGAGCTGGTTTTCAATATCCTAGGTCGGGAGACACGTATTACAGGATGCAAGTATTGTGTCAAAACTGTCCTTTGAGCGCAAGAATATATCCTAAAAATAGACTTAAAGACAAACTTAAAGCGGGCGCAACATATTGCACTAAAATGTATGTGTCACGCCAAGATGCTAGCCCATATGGTATAAGTGATTTAGATTTCTTTTTTGGAGACAATTCTCTTGATACTATAAATTACTGCTATACACCTTTGACATACCTTAACCCGCAGGTAAAAAACCCAAGTACAAATATTATCTCAGACACTTTAAACTGGGTGCTTATTACTGGAACCTTTGTTGCCACCGGTAATGAAAAATATTTAGTGCTTGGTAATTTTGAAACAGATAACGGCACAACCAGTAGCTTGGTAGATACTTCTTTTGGAACAAGTGTTTGGGCTGTTTATTTTGTAGACGACGTCAGTTGTATAGACATAGACCTCCAAGCATTTGGAGGTAATGATGGGGCGGTGATTCCAGGAGATAGTGTTTATTTGGGTAGAGAGTCAGATGTTGGTATTGATGAAGCTTGTATGTGGTATAAACTTCCAACAGTTATTACACCCACAACACCAGCTATTGCTACCATTGCTGGATTTTGGATAAAACCTGTAACAAGTTGTACTTATGTTGTAAGACAAGAAATTTGCGGTCATGTAAAATGGGATACGGTTATAATTGCGATGAATCCTGTGGGTTTGGTCCAACTGAGCGTAGTCGAAGGCGCACTGGAAGTATTTCCAAATCCCGCACAAGATTTTATTGAATTAAAAATCTCGAACATAAATTTACTCAAGGAGTTTAATTCAATTTCTATTTACAATAACCTTGGGCAATTGATGAGAGAAGAAGAAGTTGTGTTTGAAAACAAAACACTTATTCTTAACACTAATGATCTTGAAAATGGGGTTTATTTCTTAAATCTTAAAAGCAACAAACTGGGTACCGTTAGTAAACGATTTGTTATAGCAAGATAAAACAATTCTCTTATCATCAACTTCACGTATTCTTCTTCATAAGGCCAGAGGCCTTGTATAAAAAGACGTAGCGGGACGCTACGCCTAACGGGGGATCTCTGAAACGGAAGAGATTATCATCGTTATAAAAGATGTGAGCAACAGAAATATTTCATTTCAAAAAGTTAACATTCAAACTTACCAAGCCAAATTAAAATTAAACTTGCTGAATGGTGTTTATTTTGTAACTTTAGTAAACGAGCGGCATGTACAAATTACTAAAAAGTTGGTTATTTCTAAATAGTTTTTTCTTGCGTAAAAGGATGTTAAAGACTTTTGTCTTTGTTGTGATTGTTTTTCCATTAATTGGCTTAAGTCAAATAGCGAACTATGTCACCAATGGTGGTTTCGAAAAGAAATATAATTGCAATTACCCACCAGAACTCAATAAGGCTGTGGGTTGGAATTCAGTGGGGCCGGATACTTCAAAATTTGGGGGATTTTTATATGCAATTAATTGTTACTCAAATGCCCCACTAGGTGCAGGCGGCTTTCAATATCCACGATCTGGAGATACATACTTTAGAATGACCACATTTTGTACCCTTCCTTGTACATATACTAATTCAAGATACTATCCAAAAAATAGACTTAAAGCAATGCTTTCTTTCGGTAAAACGTATTGCGTAAAAATGTACGTATCTCGTCAAAACAACAGCCCACATGCAATAAGCAATTTAGATTTTTTATTTTCCGATAATTCTTTGGATACAATCAAATACTGCAACCAACCTTTAAGTTATCTAAATCCACAAGTAAAAAATCCAACCTCCAATATAGTTACAGATACTTTAAACTGGGTACTTATTACAGGTACTTTTGTTGAAACAGGTACTGAAAAATACCTTGCACTTGGTAATTTTGAAAGTAACTCTGCAACGACTTATAGTTTAGTAGATACTACTTTTGGTACTAGTGTATGGGCAGAATATTTTGTGGATGATGTTAGCTGCATTGATGTTGATCTTCCAGCCTTTGCCGGTAATGATGTGGCGGTAATACCTGGAGATAGCGTTTACCTGGGGAGGGAATCAGATGTGGGCATTGATGAGTCTTGTATGTGGTATAAACTTCCAACAGTTATTACACCCACAACACCAGCTATTGATACCATTGCAGGCTTTTGGGTAAAACCAGTCATTAGTTGCACTTATGTGGTAAGACAAGAAATTTGTGGTCATGTAAAATGGGATACTGTGAGAATTGCGATGAACCCGGTGGGTTTGGTCCAACTGAGCGTAGTCGAAGGCGCACTGGAAGTATTTCCAAATCCCGCACAAGATTTTATTGAATTAAAAATCTCGAACATAAATTTACTCAAGGAGTTTAATTCAATTTCTATTTACAATAACCTTGGGCAATTGATGAGAGAAGAAGAAGTTGTGTTTGAAAACAAAACACTTATTCTTAACACTAATGATCTTGAAAATGGGGTTTATTTTTTAAATCTTAAAAGCAACAATCTAGGTACCGTTAGTAAGCGGTTTGTGATTTCACGTTAGACTACAAAGTCGCGTCGAGTAGGCATGGTAAGAGTTTGCAGTAGCCGTATCGAGACGTGGTGAGCAGCATATTTCTTCTCGATACAATTTTTGCTCGCTGGAAAGTACTCCAAGCAAAAATCTACTCGAAGTAACGGACAACAATTTTATTCGTGTTAATTCGTGTAATTCGTGGCAAAATTCGAAGGAGAGCTTCGAAAAGTTAATACAAGTTAATCGTTGCTGGTGTGCCGGATTTAACCTCAAAATTTTTCTCGACGGTTTTGAGGGTTTCTTTTGCGAATTCTAATCTGTAAACAGCTTTATATTTCCCTGGTTGCAGGTAGATGATTTCGTTTGTGAGTGCGGGATTAAAGTTACATACCCAGTTAACGGTTTTACCATCGTCAACATAAATACTACCAAAACCGGTCTGAATTTTATTAAAAAGCACGCTGCCGCTGGTTGGAATTTTGATGGAGTTGGTGCTACTTTGTTTGATCTCCACATCTTTAATATAAATCCTGGGAAGAGTAAGCACTTCGAGATCGTATTTACCAACAATGTATTTTTCGGTTTTACCAAAGTCCTGCACATTCAGGGTTTTCATTTCGGCTCCTTTGCGAACAATGGTAGTAGGAAAATATTTATTTATCGCGCCGTCGAGTTCTAACCTTAAAAAACCTTGTGGCGCATCAATGGGTATAACGTTGTGTTTACCTTTTACAATCGTAATGTTTTTCTTTTCCTGAGGCGGTATGGTATGAACCGTTATATCGTATAAGATATCCGGATCAAGCACTAAAGTATCCGGATTGCCTCTGTTGTTAATTGTATGCAGATAATTGTATTTTACAGAATTGGTGCCGGCTTCATAAAAAGTCATGTCCACATCTGTTTCAGTTGGTTTTTTGAGAATGTCTAAAAGATCAACTTCTACAGTTGTTTGCGAAAGCGCTTCAGTAATGACGAGCTTTAAAACATCTTTAAAATTGGCTTCGTTACTTACATCGTAAAACTTTCCCATGCAGCCAAATACGTCGGCAAACTTCACATCCAAACCAACACCGATTACAAACGGGCGAATAAAAATTCCCTTTTTTTGCAGATCAATACTTACCTGACAAGGATTGCCACCACATTCTTCAATGCCATCTGTAATTAAAATAACAATGTTTCTGCAATTACTACAAGGTGTAAAATCGTTCACACATTCACCCAAAGAGTAGGCGATGGGCGTTGTGCCAAGAGGTTCAAGACGTTGAATACGTTGTTTGATTTTGGGTGAATTGGTTTTTGCCGGAGCAAAGGCAACTTCAAGTTTACTGTCTTTGCAATTACGCTCGGGTTTAAAAAAAGTAGTGTGCCCGTAACAGCGAAGCGCGAGTTCAAGATTCGGTTCGTTTTTCAGACTATCTAAAAAATCGGCCAATACTTTTTTCGCGACTTCAATTTTAATGTTGCTATTCCACGGAGCATACATGCTGTAGGAATCATCAAAAATAAAAAGAATGCGATTAGTTACTTGTGAATGTAAAATGGAAGAGGTAAAATGGAAAATGGAGAATAGAAGTATAATTTTGAGTTTCGATTTTTCTTTTTTTAAATAGTTTGAAAACATCAAGAGATAGATAAAATTAAGATTAATAAAGTAAGCGTAACTGTATATTATTAAATATAACTCTTTAAATCAAATAGGATACAGACATTTCACGCAACCTAAATCTTCCCTCTTACATTTTACATTTTCCCTTTAGTCTTACATTTTCCTTATTTAGTAGTCACCTAAGGTTACAGGAAGCTGATCCAATGCTTTTTGAAGTTGCTCATCATTTGGTGCTGAACCGTGCCATTTGTGAGTTCCCATCATATAATCAACACCCATTCCCATTTCTGTTTTCATCAAAATCATAATAGGTTTTCCTTTTCCTAATAAGGTTTTACCGTGGTTCAAAGAATCAATAACAGCTTGTAAATCGTTGCCTTCATTATTTTCAAGTACCATCCAACCAAAAGCTTCAAATTTTGCTTTCAAACTTCCAAGTGGTAAAACTTTGTCAACGTCACCATCAATTTGGCGACCGTTATAATCTACTGTCGCAATGTAATTATCCACTTTATGCGCTGATGCATACATCGCAGCTTCCCATATTTGGCCTTCCTGCAATTCACCATCACCATGTAAGCTGTATATAATGGAATTATCTTTATTTAATTTCTTGGCTAAAGCAGCACCAATCGCAACGCTCATTCCCTGACCCAAAGAGCCGCTTGCAACACGTACTCCTGGTAATCCTTCGTGGGTGGTTGGGTGACCTTGCAAACGCGAATTTAATTTACGGAATGTTTTCAATTCTTCAACCGGAAAATAACCGGAATGCGCTAAAACACTATAAAAAACAGGACTTATGTGTCCATTACTTAAAAAGAAAAGATCTTCATTTGCACCATCCATGGTAAATTTGGAAGGATTGTGTTTCATTACACTGCCATATAGCGCTACAAAATACTCCACACAACCAAGCGATCCGCCGGGATGGCCAGAGCTTACGGCATGCACCATTCTTACGATATCCCTGCGTACCTGTCCGCACATTTTTTTTAGTTCTTCTGTATTGCTCATTGCTTTGGTATTTGCGGCAAAAATAGCATTTGATGGCGGCTTCTGATGGTGAATGTTAATAATAATTAGAGGATGTTAAAAACTATGATTTTTTACAAATAAATCCTATTTAAATGCCTTGTTTGATTAGTATATTTGCGTTTTTATTAAAAACAGGTAATATATAGTAATTTATGGCTTTGAAATGTGGAATTGTTGGTCTACCAAATGTTGGAAAATCGACTTTGTTTAATTGTTTAAGTAATGCTCAGGCTCAGGCCGCAAATTTTCCTTTTTGTACTATTGAACCAAATGTTGGTACTACAACTGTACCGGATGAACGTTTAAATAAACTGTCAGAGTTGGTTAAACCTCAAAATATAGTTCCAACAACTGTCGAGATTGTAGATATAGCCGGTCTAGTAAAGGGAGCAAGTAAAGGTGAGGGTTTAGGAAATAAATTTTTAGGAAACATCCGTGAATGTAATGCGATTTTACATGTGTTGCGCTGTTTCGATGATGATAATGTAGTGCATGTGGATGGTAAAGTAAATCCAGTAAGCGACAAAGAAATTATTGACGCTGAATTGCAATTGAAAGATTTAGAAAGTGTTGATGGGAAGATGAAGAAGTATGAGAAACTTGCTAAGGTTGGTGCAGACAAGGATGCGGTAAGAACATTTGCTGCGCTTACAAAAGTGAAAACAGCCTTGGAAAGTGGTAACTCTGCAAGAACAGCGGCATTGGAAGAAAATGAATTGCCCTATATTGCCGATTTACACTTACTCACTATTAAGCCGGTAATGTATGTGTGTAATGTGGACGAGGCTTCTGCAAAAACAGGTAACAAACATGTGGACGCAGTGAAAGAAGCAATTAAGAATGAAGACGCGGAAATCTTAATTATTACCGCGCAAATGGAAAGTGAAATTGCTGCTCTCGAAACTTATGAAGAGAAACAAATGTTTCTTGGTGAAATGGGATTGGATGAGCCAGGCGTAAATAAACTAATTAAGTCTGCTTACAAATTGTTAAAGTTAGATACTTACTTCACAGCTGGAGTAAAAGAAGTAAGGGCATGGACAATTACAAAAGGAATGAAAGCGCCGCAAGCTGCAGGTGTTATTCATACCGATTTTGAAAAAGGATTTATTAAAGCAGAAGTAATTGCATACAACGATTTCGTAACACTTGGTTCTGAAGCCGCTTGTCGCGAAGTTGGTAAGTTGCGTATCGAAGGGAAAGAGTATGTTGTGAATGATGGGGATGTGATGCATTTCCGATTTAATGTCTAAATCAAATGGAAAATGTAAGATGGCAGATGGAAAATGGATAAGCCGACATACATTTTCCCTTTTACATCTTACATTTTCCATAAACGGTGATTATCGATTAAGGTAGAACTTTTAATTTTAGAGTAAAAAATAGAATTATGAATAACCACGAAATTGATTACAAATTAGAAGGTGAAGAAATGCAATGTGTCGAGATTGAACTCGATCCGCAAGAAGCGGTGATTGCAGAACCTGGAAGTTTTATGATGATGACCGATGGCATTTCCATGCAAACATTATTTGGTGATGGAAACGAATCTGGTTTTATGAGTAAATTATTTTCTGCCGGAAAACGTTTGTTGACTGGCGAGAATTTATTCATGACTGTTTACACAAATAACTCAAATCAAAAACGTCAGGTTTCTTTTGCTGCTCCTTACGCAGGAAAAATCATTCCTATGGATTTATCAGGTTTGGGTGGAAAAATTATTTGTCAGAAAGATAGTTTCTTATGTGCAGCCAAAGGTGTTTCTGTTGGAATAGAATTTTCTAAAAAATTGGGAACGGGTTTATTTGGTGGTGAAGGTTTTATCATGCAAAAATTGGAAGGGGATGGAATGGCTTTTGTTCACAGTGGCGGTCACGTTGTTGAAAAAAATCTTCATGCTGGAGAAATATTAAAAGTGGATACAGGTTGTATTGTTGCTTTTACAAGCAATGTACATTACGATATTCAATTTATTGGTGGAGTAAAAAACACGTTGTTTGGTGGAGAAGGCATGTTTTATGCCACACTTCAAGGTCCGGGTATAGTTTGGATTCAGACACTTCCAATTAGCAGACTTGCAGGAAGAATTTTAGCGTACGGCACAGGTAGAAGAAAAGAAGAAGGAAGTATTCTCGGAGGATTAGGGAATATTTTAGATGGAGACGGTTTGTAATTACGGGTTGTGAGTTATTTATTTCGAGTTGGTTAAGGGAAAAAATTGTAGACTTTAATTGTTCTATAAAGATTATTAATTTTAAACTTGAAATAACAAACTCAAAATAAATATGGCAACAATTACAAAATTTGAAGATATTGAAATTTGGCAGTTGGCGAGAAAATTGAATAAGGAAATGTATCCTTTTTTGCAGTCCTTGATTGATACCAGGAATTACGAACTAAATAAACAAATGGAACGCGCTTCAGGCTCAATAATGGATAATGTTGCAGAAGGTTTTGAAAGGGATGGAACACGGGAATTTATTCAATTTCTAGCAATATCAAAAGGTTCGGCAGGAGAAATAAGATCTCAACTTTATCGAGCTCTGGATAGAAATTTAATAACCGAGGATCAGTTTAATAAATTTCAAATCGATTGTAAATTAATCGGAGATAAAATTGGAAAATTTATGAATTACCTAAATAATTCTAACATAAAGGGTAAAAAATTTACAACAACGACGCAAAAATAAAATAACTACAAGCGGGTTTAGCAACTCGAAATAAATAACTCGTAACACGAAATTTATATGGCAAAATCGAATTATACAGAAGATAATATACGCTCCTTAGACTGGAAGGAACATATCCGCACGCGTCCTGGTATGTATATTGGTAAGTTAGGTGATGGAAGTGCGTTCGACGATGGTATCTATGTTCTCTTAAAAGAGGTAATGGATAATTCCATTGACGAATTTATGATGGGCGAAGGAAATAGAATTGACATTGTTGTAAAAGAGGGTGTTGTTTCTATTCGTGACTTTGGTCGTGGTATTCCGTTGGGAAAAGTGGTTGAGGTTGTATCTAAAATGAACACAGGTGGTAAATACGATAGTGAAGCATTTAAAAAATCGATCGGTTTAAATGGTGTTGGAACAAAAGCCGTGAATGCACTTTCAATAAATTTTAAAGTAACTGCTTACCGCGATGGTCAAGCCAAAACCGCGGAGTTCAGCAAAGGCGAATTAGTTAAGGAACATAAATTGACAGCAGCGCCAGGTGAGAAGAATGGAACATACGTAGAGTTTCGTCCGGATGATAGCATTTTTAAGAAATACCATTTTGTTCATGAATACATTGATAGAATGGTTTGGAATTATGCATTTCTAAATACTGGTTTAACGCTAACACTAAACGGACAAGCGTATAAATCAGATAATGGTTTAAAAGATTTATTAGAGAAAAATATTACTGGTGAAACCTTATATCCAATCATTCATTTAAAAGGTGAAGATATTGAGTTGGCAATGACTCACAGTAATGAGCATTTCAGTGAAGAGTATTACAGTTATGTAAACGGTCAGTATACAACACAAGGTGGAACACATCTTGCCGCTTTCAGGGAAGCAGTTGTAAAAACGGTTCGCGAATTTTATAAAAAAGAATTTGAACATTCTGATGTACGCAAATCTATAGTAGCGGCTATTGCAATAAAAGTTCAGGAACCCGTTTTTGAATCGCAAACCAAAACAAAATTAGGATCGAGTGAAATCGCACCGGGTGGTCAAAGTATTCGCGGCTTTATAGGAGATTTTATAAAAGAACAATTAGATAATTATTTACACAAAAATCCTGAAATCGCTAAAGCGATTGAAGCTAAAATATTAGCGAATGAACGTGAACGTAAAGAATTATCGGGCATTCAAAAATTAGCACGTGAACGCGCGAAAAAATCTTCACTGCACAATAAAAAATTACGTGACTGTAGAACACACTTAGATGATATAAAAGACGTTCGCCGTTTAGAAACAACTTTGTTTATTTGTGAGGGTGATTCTGCCAGTGGTTCTATTACTAAAACCCGTGATGTAAACACACAAGCCGTATTTAGTTTAAAAGGTAAACCGCTGAATTGTTTTGGTCTTGGTAAAAAAGTAGTGTATGAAAACGAAGAATTTAATTTATTACAATCTGCTTTAAACATTGAAGATGGATTAGATGACCTTCGTTACAACAATGTAGTTATTGCTACAGATGCCGATGTGGATGGCATGCATATTCGTTTATTGTTGCTTACTTTTTTTCTTCAGTTTTTTCCTGATCTTGTAAAAAGCAATCATGTAAAAATTTTGCAAACACCTTTATTTCGTGTGCGTAACAAAAAAGAAACGGCGTATTGTTATAGTGACGAAGAGAGAAAGGCTGCCATTGCTAAACTTGGCCCGAAGCCTGAAATCACACGATTTAAGGGACTCGGAGAAATTTCACCAGACGAGTTTAAACATTTTATTGGAAAAGACATTCGTTTGGAACCTGTTCTGCTTGATCAAAAGGCAAGTATCAATGAATTACTAAATTATTACATGGGTAAAAATACACCAAGTAGGCAAGACTTTATTATTGATAATTTACGCGTAGAAAAGGATACTGAAAAAGATTTGGTGAGTTAATCTGTTAATGCGCTTTAACAATTAAAATCGATTTAGTAATTAAGAGTTTAGCTATTTTGTTAAGGCAAGTTAATTTGATAAAAAATAATACCTTTGGCACAATAGATGGATTAAGTAAACAAATTAAATTTATAATACTATGAAAGCAACAAATTTATTATTTATACCTGCATTAGCAGTTTTAACTCTATCGGGTTGTAAATCAAAGAAAGCAACCCCTGTTCAAAAAGAAACAGGTGCAGTTGAAATTACCGTGCCATTTAGCAGTAAAGAGTATCGCAGTGATGAAAACGCATTTAGAGCAAAACAAACTGGTAAGTCTCCAGATCTGGCAACTGCGAAAAAAATTGCTTTTCAAAATGCTAGGGCTGAAATGGCTTCAAATATTAATGCAACCGTTAAACGAGTAACCGACCAATATACCAATCAACGTACAGTTGGTAATACTCAGGAGTTCGAAAATAAGTTCGAAGAACTAGCACGCGAAGTTGTAAATATGGAAATGTCAAACGTAAAAGAAATTGGTGAAAAAATATTTAAAGAACCAGACGGTTCATTTAGCTATTGGATTGCTATTGAAGCAGACAAGAAAACCGTGTTTGACAAAATAGATTCTAAAATTTCAAGTGATGCAAAACTGAAACTAGATTACGACAAACAAAAGTTTCAACAAGTGTTTGATGCAGAAATGAAAAAATTAGCCGAGGAAGGCAGATAATTTTCTCTTAAAAGAGCATCTAGCATCTAGATGCTCTTTTTTTTTTAACC
This region includes:
- the ychF gene encoding redox-regulated ATPase YchF; the encoded protein is MALKCGIVGLPNVGKSTLFNCLSNAQAQAANFPFCTIEPNVGTTTVPDERLNKLSELVKPQNIVPTTVEIVDIAGLVKGASKGEGLGNKFLGNIRECNAILHVLRCFDDDNVVHVDGKVNPVSDKEIIDAELQLKDLESVDGKMKKYEKLAKVGADKDAVRTFAALTKVKTALESGNSARTAALEENELPYIADLHLLTIKPVMYVCNVDEASAKTGNKHVDAVKEAIKNEDAEILIITAQMESEIAALETYEEKQMFLGEMGLDEPGVNKLIKSAYKLLKLDTYFTAGVKEVRAWTITKGMKAPQAAGVIHTDFEKGFIKAEVIAYNDFVTLGSEAACREVGKLRIEGKEYVVNDGDVMHFRFNV
- a CDS encoding T9SS type A sorting domain-containing protein; this translates as MLKTFVFVVIVFPLIGLSQIANYVTNGGFEKKYNCNYPPELNKAVGWNSVGPDTSKFGGFLYAINCYSNAPLGAGGFQYPRSGDTYFRMTTFCTLPCTYTNSRYYPKNRLKAMLSFGKTYCVKMYVSRQNNSPHAISNLDFLFSDNSLDTIKYCNQPLSYLNPQVKNPTSNIVTDTLNWVLITGTFVETGTEKYLALGNFESNSATTYSLVDTTFGTSVWAEYFVDDVSCIDVDLPAFAGNDVAVIPGDSVYLGRESDVGIDESCMWYKLPTVITPTTPAIDTIAGFWVKPVISCTYVVRQEICGHVKWDTVRIAMNPVGLVQLSVVEGALEVFPNPAQDFIELKISNINLLKEFNSISIYNNLGQLMREEEVVFENKTLILNTNDLENGVYFLNLKSNNLGTVSKRFVISR
- a CDS encoding transketolase, whose amino-acid sequence is MSNTEELKKMCGQVRRDIVRMVHAVSSGHPGGSLGCVEYFVALYGSVMKHNPSKFTMDGANEDLFFLSNGHISPVFYSVLAHSGYFPVEELKTFRKLNSRLQGHPTTHEGLPGVRVASGSLGQGMSVAIGAALAKKLNKDNSIIYSLHGDGELQEGQIWEAAMYASAHKVDNYIATVDYNGRQIDGDVDKVLPLGSLKAKFEAFGWMVLENNEGNDLQAVIDSLNHGKTLLGKGKPIMILMKTEMGMGVDYMMGTHKWHGSAPNDEQLQKALDQLPVTLGDY
- a CDS encoding T9SS type A sorting domain-containing protein, which encodes MKRLQKNLLLLNNVFSSISKRRILLCLIFLDSFLGLSQIANFVTNGGFEKKINCNYPNNLNKAIGWNCLGVDTTNFGSFLCAINCYSNAPNNGAGFQYPRSGDTYYRMQVLCQNCPLSARIYPKNRLKDKLKAGATYCTKMYVSRQDASPYGISDLDFFFGDNSLDTINYCYTPLTYLNPQVKNPSTNIISDTLNWVLITGTFVATGNEKYLVLGNFETDNGTTSSLVDTSFGTSVWAVYFVDDVSCIDIDLQAFGGNDGAVIPGDSVYLGRESDVGIDEACMWYKLPTVITPTTPAIATIAGFWIKPVTSCTYVVRQEICGHVKWDTVIIAMNPVGLVQLSVVEGALEVFPNPAQDFIELKISNINLLKEFNSISIYNNLGQLMREEEVVFENKTLILNTNDLENGVYFLNLKSNKLGTVSKRFVIAR
- a CDS encoding vWA domain-containing protein — translated: MFSNYLKKEKSKLKIILLFSIFHFTSSILHSQVTNRILFIFDDSYSMYAPWNSNIKIEVAKKVLADFLDSLKNEPNLELALRCYGHTTFFKPERNCKDSKLEVAFAPAKTNSPKIKQRIQRLEPLGTTPIAYSLGECVNDFTPCSNCRNIVILITDGIEECGGNPCQVSIDLQKKGIFIRPFVIGVGLDVKFADVFGCMGKFYDVSNEANFKDVLKLVITEALSQTTVEVDLLDILKKPTETDVDMTFYEAGTNSVKYNYLHTINNRGNPDTLVLDPDILYDITVHTIPPQEKKNITIVKGKHNVIPIDAPQGFLRLELDGAINKYFPTTIVRKGAEMKTLNVQDFGKTEKYIVGKYDLEVLTLPRIYIKDVEIKQSSTNSIKIPTSGSVLFNKIQTGFGSIYVDDGKTVNWVCNFNPALTNEIIYLQPGKYKAVYRLEFAKETLKTVEKNFEVKSGTPATINLY
- a CDS encoding T9SS type A sorting domain-containing protein — its product is MIAEITPNTAIEYNYWNFYQIYAIYRTNGELTNEESASLLALAHKCPFTDGPVIYNARALYNLVNGSIELYNDEGCENTYEGRKAYFESSDKNINPSIIISEKYKLFPNPATEELNILGISETEEIIIVIKDVSNRTISFQKVNIQTYQAKLKLNLLNGVYFVTLINKDHEEITKKLIIAK
- a CDS encoding four helix bundle protein, whose translation is MATITKFEDIEIWQLARKLNKEMYPFLQSLIDTRNYELNKQMERASGSIMDNVAEGFERDGTREFIQFLAISKGSAGEIRSQLYRALDRNLITEDQFNKFQIDCKLIGDKIGKFMNYLNNSNIKGKKFTTTTQK
- a CDS encoding TIGR00266 family protein; its protein translation is MNNHEIDYKLEGEEMQCVEIELDPQEAVIAEPGSFMMMTDGISMQTLFGDGNESGFMSKLFSAGKRLLTGENLFMTVYTNNSNQKRQVSFAAPYAGKIIPMDLSGLGGKIICQKDSFLCAAKGVSVGIEFSKKLGTGLFGGEGFIMQKLEGDGMAFVHSGGHVVEKNLHAGEILKVDTGCIVAFTSNVHYDIQFIGGVKNTLFGGEGMFYATLQGPGIVWIQTLPISRLAGRILAYGTGRRKEEGSILGGLGNILDGDGL
- a CDS encoding T9SS type A sorting domain-containing protein, whose product is MKKSILYLFAFTVFIDLVGAQVPKKVIVEHFTNTKCSICASRNPGFYSNLNNQNGVIHLAIHPSSPYPACVLSQHNVSENDARTNYYGVYGGTPRLVIQGVVIASTADYGSASIFTPYLSQNTPASIRITQTKFANDSIHSRIVVKTEALHNLGALKLFVCLTEDTVFYTGSNGESKHYGVFRKSYTGTSGMSVTLPAIVGDSAVYTMSSPSNSAWNLARINTLAILQNETTKEVIQSETTIPPSSGVPAGIEDQSENSSSVSVFYSNQNTSIFIQQNLKETHLNFDLYNLMGRKILSENIESSFEKVNANKLSSGIYLYKIESTNGNLKTGKLFVQ